The Klebsiella sp. RHBSTW-00484 genome includes a window with the following:
- a CDS encoding oxaloacetate decarboxylase subunit beta translates to MESLNALIQGMGLMHLGIGQAIMLLVSLLLLWLAIAKKFEPLLLLPIGFGGLLSNIPEAGLALTALESLLAHHDAGQLAVIAAKLNCLPDVHAIKEALALALPSVQGQMEDLAVDMGYSSGVLAIFYKVAIGSGIAPLVIFMGVGAMTDFGPLLANPRTLLLGAAAQFGIFATVLGALTLNYFGLISFTLPQAAAIGIIGGADGPTAIYLSGKLAPELLGAIAVAAYSYMALVPLIQPPIMKALTTDKERKIRMVQLRTVSKREKILFPAVLLLLVALLLPDAAPLLGMFCFGNLMRESGVVERLSDTVQNGLINIVTIFLGLSVGAKLVADKFLQPQTLGILVLGVIAFCVGTAAGVLMAKLLNKFSKNPINPLIGSAGVSAVPMAARVSNKVGLESDPQNFLLMHAMGPNVAGVIGSAIAAGVMLKYVLAM, encoded by the coding sequence ATGGAAAGTCTGAACGCCCTGATTCAGGGCATGGGCCTGATGCACCTCGGCATCGGCCAGGCCATCATGCTGCTGGTGAGCCTGCTGTTGCTGTGGCTGGCGATTGCGAAGAAGTTCGAGCCGTTACTGCTGCTGCCGATTGGCTTCGGCGGCCTGCTGTCGAATATCCCGGAAGCCGGGCTGGCGCTGACCGCCCTGGAGAGCCTGCTGGCGCACCACGACGCCGGGCAGCTGGCGGTGATTGCCGCGAAGCTCAACTGCCTGCCGGACGTGCATGCCATCAAGGAGGCATTAGCGCTGGCGCTGCCGTCGGTACAGGGGCAGATGGAAGACCTCGCCGTGGATATGGGCTACTCGTCCGGGGTGCTGGCGATTTTCTATAAGGTCGCCATCGGTTCGGGCATTGCCCCGCTGGTGATTTTTATGGGCGTCGGGGCGATGACCGACTTCGGCCCGCTGCTGGCTAACCCGCGCACCCTGCTGCTGGGGGCGGCGGCGCAGTTCGGTATCTTCGCCACGGTGCTCGGGGCGCTGACGCTGAACTACTTCGGCCTGATTTCCTTCACCCTGCCGCAGGCGGCGGCCATCGGCATTATCGGCGGCGCGGACGGCCCGACGGCGATTTACCTGTCGGGCAAGCTGGCGCCGGAGCTGCTGGGGGCCATCGCGGTAGCGGCGTACTCATATATGGCGCTGGTGCCGTTAATCCAGCCGCCGATAATGAAGGCGCTGACCACGGATAAGGAGCGGAAAATCCGCATGGTGCAGCTGCGCACGGTGAGTAAGCGGGAAAAAATCCTCTTCCCGGCGGTGCTGTTGCTGCTGGTGGCGCTGCTGCTGCCGGACGCGGCCCCGCTGCTGGGGATGTTCTGCTTCGGTAACCTGATGCGCGAGAGCGGCGTGGTGGAGCGCCTGAGCGACACGGTGCAGAACGGGCTGATTAATATCGTGACCATTTTCCTCGGATTATCCGTGGGCGCGAAGCTGGTGGCGGATAAGTTCCTGCAGCCGCAGACGCTGGGAATTCTGGTGCTGGGGGTGATTGCGTTCTGCGTGGGTACCGCCGCCGGGGTGCTGATGGCGAAGCTGCTCAATAAGTTCAGCAAGAATCCGATTAACCCGTTGATTGGTTCTGCCGGGGTGTCGGCGGTGCCAATGGCGGCAAGGGTGTCGAACAAGGTGGGCCTGGAGTCGGACCCGCAGAACTTCCTGCTGATGCACGCGATGGGCCCGAACGTGGCCGGAGTAATTGGCTCGGCGATTGCCGCCGGGGTGATGCTTAAGTACGTGCTGGCGATGTAA
- the citA gene encoding citrate sensor histidine kinase CitA, which translates to MFTRKITHWFARRSFQNRIFLLILFTSTIVMLAMSWYVTSMTEERLHYQVGQRALIQAMQISAMPELVEAVEKHDLARIKALIDPMRSFSDATYITVGDAKGQRLYHVNPDEIGKYMEGGDSDDALYNAKSYVSVRKGSLGSSLRGKSPIQDSTGKVLGIVSVGYTIEQLENWLSLQIGSLLIPMAIMLLLLLYCARRFSLHIKKQMLNMEPQQLSQLLIQQSVLFESVFEGLIAIDSHYKITAINQTARRLLNLSQPETILIGKSISSVISQETFFYDAPQENKKDEIVTFNQIKVIASRMAVTLNSEPQGWVISFRSKDDINTLSLQLSQVQQYADNLRAVQHEHRNLISTIAGLLFLKRYDNALDLIQQQSESHQKVLDFIARNFKVNHLAGLLIGKYYRAKELGLELVFDPSCYVDTLPSSLSHNEWISIVGNLLDNAYNATLRQPAGSKQIECLINSEGGEVIIEIADQGCGIDELMRDRIFERGVTSSDSGDHGIGLWLVRSYVEQAGGNIVVDDNIPFGAIFTLYIPLTRDEHHG; encoded by the coding sequence ATGTTTACCCGAAAAATCACGCACTGGTTTGCCCGACGTTCGTTCCAGAACCGTATCTTTCTGTTGATCCTGTTCACCTCAACAATCGTGATGCTGGCGATGTCATGGTATGTCACCAGCATGACCGAGGAACGCCTGCATTACCAGGTTGGCCAGCGCGCGCTGATTCAGGCGATGCAAATCTCCGCCATGCCCGAACTGGTCGAAGCAGTGGAAAAACACGATCTGGCGCGGATTAAGGCGCTTATCGACCCAATGCGATCGTTTTCCGATGCCACCTACATCACCGTCGGCGACGCAAAAGGTCAGCGCCTGTATCACGTGAATCCTGATGAAATCGGTAAATATATGGAGGGCGGCGACAGCGACGACGCGCTGTACAATGCCAAAAGCTACGTTTCGGTGCGTAAAGGATCGCTCGGCTCTTCGTTACGCGGCAAATCGCCGATCCAGGACAGCACCGGCAAAGTGCTCGGCATCGTATCGGTGGGCTATACCATCGAACAGCTGGAAAACTGGCTCAGTTTACAGATCGGATCGCTGCTGATCCCGATGGCTATCATGCTGCTCCTGCTGCTCTACTGCGCCCGGCGTTTCTCGCTGCATATTAAAAAACAGATGCTGAATATGGAACCGCAGCAGCTATCACAACTGCTTATTCAGCAAAGCGTGCTGTTTGAATCGGTATTTGAGGGGCTGATTGCTATCGATTCACACTACAAAATTACCGCCATTAATCAGACTGCGCGGCGGCTATTGAACCTGAGCCAGCCGGAAACCATCCTGATCGGCAAAAGCATCAGCAGCGTTATCTCCCAGGAGACGTTCTTCTACGACGCGCCGCAGGAGAACAAGAAAGATGAAATCGTCACCTTTAATCAGATCAAAGTGATCGCCAGTCGGATGGCCGTCACGCTCAATAGCGAGCCTCAGGGCTGGGTCATTAGCTTTCGTAGCAAAGACGATATCAACACCCTTAGCCTGCAGCTCAGCCAGGTCCAGCAGTACGCAGATAACCTGCGTGCCGTGCAGCATGAGCATCGCAACCTAATCTCCACTATCGCCGGTTTGCTGTTTTTAAAACGCTACGATAACGCGCTGGATCTCATTCAGCAGCAGTCTGAAAGCCACCAGAAAGTGCTCGATTTTATTGCGCGTAATTTTAAAGTGAACCACCTCGCCGGGTTGCTGATCGGCAAATACTATCGCGCCAAAGAGCTCGGTTTAGAACTGGTATTCGACCCCTCCTGTTACGTCGATACTCTACCTTCATCACTTTCACACAATGAATGGATCTCGATCGTCGGCAATCTGCTGGACAACGCCTACAATGCCACCTTACGCCAACCGGCAGGTTCAAAGCAGATCGAGTGCCTGATCAACAGCGAGGGCGGTGAAGTGATCATCGAGATCGCCGATCAGGGATGTGGAATTGATGAGCTAATGCGCGATCGCATTTTTGAACGCGGCGTGACCAGCAGCGACAGCGGCGATCATGGTATCGGCCTGTGGCTGGTTCGCAGCTACGTTGAGCAGGCGGGCGGCAATATCGTTGTCGATGACAACATCCCCTTTGGCGCTATTTTTACTCTTTATATCCCCCTGACCCGAGATGAACATCATGGATAG
- the citB gene encoding citrate response regulator transcription factor CitB — protein MDSITTLIVEDEPMLAEILVDTIKQFPQFAVIGIADKLESAKKLLRLYQPQLILLDNFLPDGKGLDLIRHAVNTNYKGRIIFITADNHMDTISEALRMGVFDYLIKPVHYQRLQHTLERFARYRSSLRSSEQASQTHVDALFNIQAKEHTEAAGSALRGIDESTFNRVLQLFTDPEIVHTADTLARILGSSKTTARRYLEQGVKNDFLEAEISYGKVGRPERIYHGKVTNTA, from the coding sequence ATGGATAGCATCACAACCCTCATCGTTGAAGACGAACCTATGCTGGCGGAAATCCTGGTGGATACCATCAAACAATTTCCCCAGTTCGCAGTCATTGGCATTGCCGATAAACTGGAAAGCGCCAAAAAGCTGCTCCGTCTCTATCAGCCACAGCTGATTCTGCTGGATAACTTTTTGCCCGATGGCAAAGGCCTCGATCTAATCCGCCACGCCGTCAACACCAACTACAAAGGCCGCATCATTTTTATTACTGCTGATAATCACATGGATACCATCAGTGAAGCCCTGCGGATGGGGGTTTTTGATTATCTGATTAAGCCGGTGCACTATCAGCGCTTGCAGCATACGCTTGAGCGCTTTGCCCGCTATCGCAGCTCACTGCGCTCCAGCGAACAGGCCAGCCAGACCCACGTTGACGCCCTGTTTAATATTCAGGCCAAGGAGCATACCGAAGCCGCTGGGTCTGCGCTGCGCGGCATCGATGAAAGTACCTTTAATCGCGTATTACAGCTCTTCACTGACCCGGAAATCGTGCATACTGCCGACACGCTCGCCCGCATTCTCGGCAGCAGTAAAACCACCGCTCGCCGCTACCTGGAGCAAGGGGTGAAAAATGATTTTCTCGAAGCGGAAATCAGCTACGGTAAAGTCGGCAGACCGGAGCGGATTTATCACGGTAAAGTGACCAACACCGCTTAA
- a CDS encoding LacI family DNA-binding transcriptional regulator, whose amino-acid sequence MTTVTLAQVAERAGVSTATVSMVLRNRGRISQATRDRVLKALDETGYVYNQTAANLRNRSSNQVGLLLHDITNPFYGEMTAGLSHEMERHDLLLFLANSEESGERQQKFVDSLMRNSACGMVLCAARETPSSFFDALKRRNIPAIMVVRPLSDPDFDFVGTDNFLGTQMATTHLLKMGHQNIAFIGGSPSSGTRAQRIGGFTSTLLESGISPNPHWIVTAQASQIDGAKVAESLLSQYPQITAAVCYQDIVALGVMQALRKMGREPGRDFALVGFDDITEAALVQPALTTVSVAAKEIGRKAGELLYSRIQGNDEPPKRIILPPALVIRESCGFRRGD is encoded by the coding sequence ATGACGACAGTGACGCTGGCGCAGGTCGCCGAACGGGCGGGGGTCTCTACGGCGACCGTCTCAATGGTATTGCGCAATCGGGGGCGTATTTCGCAGGCCACGCGCGACCGGGTATTGAAAGCGCTGGATGAGACCGGCTACGTCTACAATCAGACCGCCGCCAACCTACGCAACCGCAGCAGCAATCAGGTTGGACTGCTGCTGCACGACATCACCAACCCCTTTTATGGTGAGATGACGGCGGGCCTGAGCCATGAAATGGAACGCCATGATTTACTGCTGTTTCTGGCTAACAGTGAAGAATCTGGCGAACGTCAGCAGAAGTTTGTGGATTCGCTGATGCGCAATAGCGCCTGTGGGATGGTGCTGTGCGCGGCGCGGGAAACGCCGTCCTCGTTTTTCGATGCGCTGAAAAGACGCAATATCCCGGCCATTATGGTGGTGCGCCCGCTGAGCGACCCGGACTTTGATTTTGTCGGCACCGACAACTTTCTTGGCACCCAGATGGCGACGACGCATCTGCTAAAAATGGGTCATCAGAATATCGCCTTTATCGGCGGCAGCCCGAGTTCCGGCACCCGGGCGCAGCGCATTGGCGGTTTTACCAGCACGCTGCTGGAAAGCGGTATTTCTCCGAATCCACACTGGATCGTCACCGCGCAGGCAAGCCAGATTGATGGCGCCAAAGTGGCGGAATCGCTGTTATCGCAATATCCGCAAATTACCGCCGCCGTTTGCTATCAGGATATTGTCGCTCTGGGAGTGATGCAGGCGCTGCGTAAAATGGGCCGCGAACCGGGGCGAGATTTTGCGCTGGTGGGCTTCGATGATATTACCGAAGCGGCACTGGTTCAGCCTGCGCTAACCACCGTTTCGGTGGCGGCGAAAGAGATTGGTCGTAAAGCGGGCGAGCTGCTGTATAGCCGTATTCAGGGCAATGATGAGCCGCCGAAACGTATTATTCTGCCGCCCGCGCTGGTGATCCGCGAATCTTGCGGTTTTCGCCGGGGTGATTAA
- a CDS encoding class I mannose-6-phosphate isomerase, whose protein sequence is MQTTYDKFPEVAIQGYDDQAWQGWEAIAAALNSRISNASRTIVVVDCYPGVRLAELEQRLLPLLNARLALNVESARRDEQALHDLLARNLTDDRVFGVLSCHHLDEFFDEEKLCRIRQQIDATHEGVIVVYGPGAALAHPGDVLIYADLPRWEIQQRMRHDGLGNWGAKNQDEDILRRYKRAFFIEWRVFDRHKTPLLKRADFLLDTTVENAPALVSGDALRAGLQQTTSRPFRVAPFFDPGVWGGQWMKQQFDLDPTAPNYAWCFDCVPEENSLLLRFGNVRIEIPSQDLVLLHPRALLGEKVHARFGAEFPIRFDFLDTIGGQNLSFQVHPLTEYIQQQFGMHYTQDESYYILEAEPGAVVYLGTKTGIEPLAMLDDLRAAGRGEKAFDDVRFVNQIPARKHDHFLIPAGTVHCSGSGTMVLEISATPYIFTFKLWDWGRLGLDGLPRPVHLDHGEQVIDWQRDTQWVEENLVNCIDPIAEGEGWREERTGMHEREFIETRRHWFTAPVTHHTQGGVNVLNLVEGTQAVVDSPSGAFEPFTVHYAETFIIPAAVGEYRISPAGEGIGQQLATIKAWVRG, encoded by the coding sequence ATGCAAACGACCTATGATAAATTCCCTGAAGTAGCTATTCAGGGTTACGACGACCAGGCCTGGCAAGGCTGGGAAGCGATCGCCGCGGCGCTTAATAGCCGAATTTCCAACGCGTCCAGAACCATCGTAGTTGTGGATTGTTATCCTGGCGTACGGCTTGCAGAGCTGGAGCAACGCCTGCTGCCGTTACTCAATGCCCGGCTTGCGCTCAACGTCGAATCTGCCCGCCGGGATGAGCAAGCGCTGCACGACCTATTGGCGCGCAATCTCACCGACGACCGCGTATTCGGCGTCCTCTCCTGTCATCATCTGGATGAGTTTTTTGATGAAGAAAAGCTATGCCGGATACGCCAGCAAATCGACGCCACCCACGAGGGCGTAATTGTCGTCTACGGGCCAGGCGCGGCATTAGCGCATCCAGGCGATGTCCTGATTTACGCCGACCTGCCGCGCTGGGAAATTCAGCAGCGTATGCGCCACGATGGGCTGGGCAACTGGGGGGCTAAGAACCAGGATGAAGATATTCTTCGCCGCTACAAGCGCGCCTTTTTTATTGAATGGCGGGTCTTCGATCGCCATAAAACTCCGCTGCTCAAGCGAGCTGATTTTCTGCTCGATACCACCGTAGAGAATGCCCCGGCGCTGGTCAGCGGAGACGCGCTGCGCGCCGGGCTGCAACAAACCACCTCTCGTCCATTCCGCGTCGCTCCCTTCTTCGACCCCGGCGTCTGGGGCGGGCAGTGGATGAAACAACAGTTCGATCTCGATCCCACGGCCCCCAACTACGCATGGTGTTTTGATTGCGTGCCCGAGGAAAACAGCCTGTTACTGCGTTTTGGCAACGTGCGGATCGAGATCCCCTCTCAGGACCTGGTGCTGCTACACCCTCGTGCACTGCTTGGCGAGAAGGTTCACGCCCGCTTCGGTGCGGAATTTCCGATCCGTTTTGATTTTCTCGACACCATCGGCGGGCAAAATCTGAGTTTCCAGGTCCACCCGCTGACCGAATATATCCAGCAGCAGTTTGGCATGCATTACACCCAGGATGAGAGCTACTACATTCTTGAAGCAGAGCCAGGCGCAGTGGTTTATCTCGGCACCAAAACCGGCATCGAGCCGCTGGCGATGCTGGACGACCTGCGCGCCGCCGGACGCGGAGAAAAAGCGTTCGACGATGTGCGTTTTGTTAACCAAATCCCGGCGCGGAAACACGATCACTTCCTGATCCCGGCCGGGACGGTCCACTGCTCCGGCAGCGGCACGATGGTGCTGGAGATCAGCGCCACACCGTATATCTTCACCTTCAAGCTGTGGGACTGGGGCCGCCTGGGCCTCGACGGTTTACCGCGTCCTGTGCATCTCGATCACGGCGAGCAGGTTATCGACTGGCAGCGTGATACGCAGTGGGTCGAGGAGAATCTGGTGAACTGTATCGATCCCATCGCCGAAGGTGAAGGCTGGCGGGAAGAGCGAACCGGAATGCACGAACGCGAGTTTATCGAAACCCGTCGTCACTGGTTTACCGCGCCAGTCACTCACCACACTCAGGGCGGCGTGAACGTACTGAACCTGGTAGAGGGCACTCAGGCGGTGGTCGATAGCCCAAGCGGAGCATTTGAGCCCTTCACCGTTCACTATGCCGAGACCTTTATTATTCCCGCAGCGGTCGGCGAATACCGGATTTCACCGGCGGGCGAAGGCATCGGGCAGCAGCTCGCCACCATCAAAGCCTGGGTAAGAGGATAA
- a CDS encoding PTS sugar transporter subunit IIA, translating to MINVIVASHGPLADALLASSRMVYGELPHVFTVTLSDQAGIEGFKQDFAKALKNAGHNADGVLVLCDMQSGTPWNVACQHAFSAETTPPLAVVAGVNFPMLLQSEDVSHFTDVHAAAEQLLEMTVPTLIKAVPVLSVQSDDF from the coding sequence ATGATCAACGTGATTGTCGCCAGCCACGGTCCTCTCGCCGACGCCCTGCTCGCCAGCAGCCGGATGGTTTACGGTGAATTACCGCATGTTTTCACCGTGACCCTTAGCGATCAGGCGGGCATTGAAGGCTTTAAACAGGATTTCGCCAAGGCGCTGAAAAACGCCGGGCACAACGCCGATGGCGTGCTGGTGCTATGCGATATGCAAAGCGGGACCCCGTGGAACGTCGCCTGCCAGCATGCATTTTCCGCCGAAACAACGCCTCCACTCGCCGTCGTGGCGGGCGTGAATTTTCCTATGCTGCTGCAAAGTGAAGACGTTAGCCATTTCACCGACGTTCATGCCGCAGCCGAGCAACTGCTGGAAATGACCGTCCCGACGCTGATAAAAGCCGTTCCGGTTTTATCCGTTCAGTCAGATGATTTTTAA
- a CDS encoding PTS system mannose/fructose/N-acetylgalactosamine-transporter subunit IIB: MSISFVRIDDRVIHGQLVTRWAKELPCDGIVAIDDAVAADPLLSSVMKGAVQDTKVWLFDTATAIEKLPKVIASEKRYFVIGKSPLTLQRIEQAGISLKNANGKINVGPMSARADTTTIGPNQSVNADEIAAFDWLVQHGHHVEFRLVPDASCYSWQDARQKLK; this comes from the coding sequence ATGAGTATCTCATTTGTTCGTATTGATGACCGCGTTATCCATGGGCAGCTCGTGACACGTTGGGCCAAAGAGCTGCCCTGCGATGGGATTGTCGCTATTGACGACGCCGTCGCGGCCGACCCGCTGCTCTCATCGGTGATGAAAGGTGCCGTGCAGGACACCAAAGTCTGGCTGTTCGATACCGCAACGGCAATTGAAAAACTGCCCAAGGTGATCGCCAGCGAGAAGCGCTATTTTGTTATCGGTAAATCCCCGCTCACTCTGCAACGCATTGAGCAAGCGGGGATCAGCCTGAAAAACGCCAACGGCAAAATCAACGTTGGCCCGATGAGCGCCCGGGCTGACACCACGACCATCGGCCCGAATCAGTCGGTCAACGCGGACGAGATCGCCGCCTTTGACTGGTTGGTGCAGCACGGGCATCACGTGGAATTCCGCCTGGTCCCGGATGCCAGCTGCTACAGCTGGCAGGACGCCCGACAGAAGCTGAAATAA
- a CDS encoding PTS mannose/fructose/sorbose/N-acetylgalactosamine transporter subunit IIC has protein sequence MIIEATLIGILCYLGALSSPWLFGLTGGWYLITRPLVSGMLVGLILGDLKTGIMIGVAVQAVYIAMVTPGGSMPADLNFVAYPAIALGILSGKGPEVAVALAATIGIAGTILFNAMMVLNSFWNHRADVALDRGDERGLYLNSAIWPQVTNFILRFVPTFIAVYFGAQYISGFMDSLPKIVLSTMNVLGGILPAVGIAILLKQIIKNYTMLIYFLVGFVCIVFLKLNMVALVIVGSLLALIHYNYKPEPPQAAGARPVVDDEDEF, from the coding sequence ATGATTATCGAAGCTACGCTAATTGGCATTCTCTGCTACCTGGGCGCGCTGAGCAGTCCCTGGCTTTTCGGGCTGACCGGCGGCTGGTACCTGATTACCCGACCGCTGGTTTCCGGAATGCTGGTCGGGCTGATTCTCGGCGATCTGAAAACCGGGATCATGATAGGCGTTGCGGTACAGGCGGTGTATATCGCGATGGTGACGCCGGGCGGTTCAATGCCTGCGGATCTCAACTTTGTCGCTTATCCGGCCATCGCGCTGGGTATTTTATCGGGCAAAGGCCCGGAAGTGGCGGTGGCGCTGGCGGCGACAATTGGTATCGCCGGAACCATTTTATTCAACGCGATGATGGTACTGAACTCCTTCTGGAACCACCGGGCCGACGTGGCGCTGGACAGAGGCGATGAGCGCGGGCTGTATCTGAACAGCGCGATCTGGCCGCAGGTGACGAATTTCATTTTGCGTTTCGTACCCACGTTTATCGCGGTCTATTTCGGCGCGCAGTACATCAGCGGTTTTATGGATAGTCTGCCGAAAATCGTGCTGTCGACGATGAACGTGCTGGGCGGCATCCTGCCCGCCGTCGGGATCGCGATCCTTCTTAAGCAGATCATTAAAAACTACACCATGCTGATCTACTTTCTGGTCGGTTTCGTCTGCATCGTTTTTTTAAAGCTCAACATGGTCGCGCTGGTGATCGTCGGTTCGCTGCTGGCGCTTATCCATTACAACTATAAACCGGAACCGCCGCAGGCTGCGGGCGCGAGACCGGTGGTCGATGATGAGGATGAATTCTGA
- a CDS encoding PTS system mannose/fructose/sorbose family transporter subunit IID yields the protein MEERTLTRKDLRRCWRAWMMHNLSSMSFERLESFGFCLSMLPVAKKLYPDAAQRTEMLRRHASFYNTEPQIGAIVNGMALGLEEKKANGEPIDGETINTLKVGLMGPIAGIGDSMIPGMLIPILLSIGMALAAGGNILGPLFYTVAWLAIILPGSWFLFLKGYKMGSGSVEMLVSSKSARLREALSLLGVFVMGGVAASYVKLGTGLEFITQDGVNIHVQQMLDGIFPQLLPLVVVLGTWYLMAKRGVSPVKAMVLLLVLAALGVASGLFAG from the coding sequence ATGGAAGAGCGTACTCTTACCCGTAAAGATCTGCGCCGCTGCTGGCGGGCGTGGATGATGCATAACCTGTCGTCAATGAGCTTTGAGCGCCTTGAGTCCTTCGGATTTTGCCTGAGCATGCTGCCGGTGGCGAAAAAGCTCTACCCGGATGCCGCCCAGCGTACCGAGATGCTGCGCCGTCACGCCTCGTTCTATAATACAGAACCGCAGATCGGCGCGATCGTTAACGGGATGGCGCTGGGGCTGGAGGAGAAAAAGGCCAACGGCGAGCCGATCGACGGCGAAACGATCAACACCCTGAAAGTGGGTCTGATGGGACCGATTGCCGGGATCGGCGATTCGATGATCCCCGGAATGCTGATCCCTATTCTGCTCAGCATCGGGATGGCGCTGGCGGCGGGCGGCAATATTCTTGGGCCGCTGTTTTATACCGTCGCCTGGCTGGCGATTATCCTGCCCGGCTCGTGGTTCCTGTTTCTCAAAGGCTACAAAATGGGCTCCGGCTCGGTGGAGATGCTGGTCAGCAGCAAATCAGCCCGCCTGCGCGAAGCCCTATCGCTATTAGGCGTTTTTGTGATGGGCGGCGTGGCGGCCAGCTACGTTAAGCTGGGCACCGGGCTGGAGTTCATCACCCAGGATGGCGTCAATATCCACGTTCAGCAGATGCTCGACGGCATCTTCCCGCAGCTGCTGCCGCTGGTGGTGGTGTTAGGGACCTGGTATTTGATGGCGAAGCGCGGCGTTTCACCGGTGAAAGCGATGGTACTGCTGCTGGTGCTGGCAGCGCTTGGCGTCGCCAGCGGCCTGTTTGCCGGTTAA
- a CDS encoding glucose-6-phosphate isomerase family protein, producing the protein MADSARRYGLDMAIHHQPLGFSYGEDVTGPMPEIRRLDQIRASLRDPHCDGPQEVYAIAMDVARMQDRETLQKRMLLFGVVTYTAGRLGEEPIRSQGHVHRISQHSGWSPPELYEIWQGSAIIYMQEYVEDDPGRCFAVIAGPGEKVLVPPGWGHATISANPEVPLTFGAWCDREYGFEYEAVRAHKGLAWYPLLQDKHVVWQHNPRYVPGRLQAVTPREYTEFGITSAPIYQQFIDDPARFQFISRPDKTAELWRNFHP; encoded by the coding sequence ATGGCTGACTCAGCCCGCCGTTACGGCCTGGATATGGCGATTCATCATCAGCCGCTGGGTTTTAGCTATGGTGAAGATGTGACCGGGCCGATGCCGGAGATCCGCCGCCTCGATCAGATTCGCGCTTCGCTGCGCGACCCGCATTGCGACGGCCCGCAAGAGGTCTATGCCATCGCCATGGATGTGGCGAGGATGCAGGATCGCGAAACGCTGCAAAAGCGCATGCTGCTGTTTGGCGTGGTGACCTATACCGCCGGACGTTTGGGTGAAGAGCCGATTCGCAGCCAGGGGCATGTTCATCGTATTAGCCAGCACAGCGGTTGGTCGCCGCCGGAGCTGTATGAAATCTGGCAGGGCAGCGCGATTATCTATATGCAGGAGTACGTTGAGGACGACCCGGGCCGCTGCTTTGCGGTGATTGCCGGGCCGGGCGAAAAAGTGCTGGTCCCGCCGGGATGGGGGCACGCCACAATATCGGCTAACCCGGAGGTGCCGCTCACCTTTGGTGCCTGGTGCGACCGTGAATATGGTTTTGAATATGAGGCTGTACGGGCGCATAAGGGGCTGGCGTGGTATCCGCTATTGCAGGATAAGCATGTGGTCTGGCAGCACAATCCGCGCTACGTTCCGGGACGTTTACAGGCGGTCACCCCTCGGGAGTACACCGAGTTTGGTATAACCTCCGCCCCGATTTATCAGCAGTTTATTGACGATCCGGCACGCTTTCAGTTTATCTCCCGCCCGGATAAAACGGCGGAGCTGTGGCGAAACTTCCATCCGTAA
- a CDS encoding glucose-6-phosphate isomerase family protein codes for MNPVFIQPPQVAWASGALSDGPLLRKSTRIEDLTGVFVDEQARQAMPGDLPVYVVEMLTTSPAEGELYTGVTHLYPGKVGHEFFMTRGHFHHRREQGEVYFGLRGSGLLLLQNELGEARLEKVFAGSVHIIAGFTAHRLINTGDDVLSALAVWPAVAGHDYAALADGFALRVIEENQTVQAKEVQNG; via the coding sequence ATGAATCCTGTTTTTATCCAGCCGCCGCAGGTGGCATGGGCCAGCGGAGCATTATCCGACGGCCCGTTATTACGTAAATCAACGCGAATCGAAGATCTTACTGGGGTTTTTGTTGATGAACAGGCCCGGCAGGCAATGCCTGGCGATCTCCCCGTTTATGTTGTTGAAATGCTGACCACTTCACCCGCCGAGGGCGAACTCTACACCGGCGTAACCCACCTTTATCCCGGCAAAGTCGGCCATGAGTTTTTTATGACCCGCGGCCATTTCCATCACCGTCGTGAGCAGGGCGAAGTCTATTTCGGCCTGCGCGGGAGCGGCTTGCTGTTATTGCAAAATGAACTGGGCGAGGCGCGACTGGAGAAGGTCTTTGCCGGTTCAGTCCATATCATTGCTGGTTTTACCGCTCATCGGCTGATCAATACCGGCGACGATGTGCTTTCCGCGCTGGCGGTTTGGCCTGCCGTCGCCGGGCATGATTACGCGGCGCTGGCAGACGGCTTTGCGCTGCGGGTGATTGAGGAAAATCAGACCGTTCAGGCAAAGGAGGTGCAGAATGGCTGA